In Drosophila innubila isolate TH190305 chromosome 2R unlocalized genomic scaffold, UK_Dinn_1.0 1_C_2R, whole genome shotgun sequence, the following are encoded in one genomic region:
- the LOC117782829 gene encoding probable RNA methyltransferase bin3 — MDKSSNVSPSEYRVTRSSMTPTLRLQQSPRRQQQQQQAEQQPIREQQQQKQRSKSKSPTSPPGGGKVKSTALQQQQAAVTSTPTATSTATHHQFRAPAQQQQAAKHKSNSNNNNKAWSKRQHKTSGKYNASACVGASAQQQHHHHNHNHHQHQHHQQQQQQHQQQQQHSHHANGSAVGVAAQAAAGAGVGSLPPTAASASAADKADLENIQNIKNQISGHAHSGTHHGGVTHHNKSGGAAGVGAAAGSGNQHHHNTRLAQIAASTVGNSLTMATMDAKLGHGHGLKGQQQLYKKMLTHRGHHHHVLCAGNNANHTCCLVTGCNGSVGSGAGKDTQSNKDTSSLSGNSSIISGSAAAAAAANAVHYCCGRSKFFLPEKRLRKEVIVPPTKFLLGGNISDPLNLNSLQHENTSNASSSNNTPATTPRQSPITTPPKVEVIIPPNIHDPLHLLDPVDSMEYEKQLTSPMKRGGMLTRGSHLKQQQQQQQPHHRQHRTRKNRKRRRFDSNNTSYGGDDVAAGVDGIAETSTLSISLDDVPTAAATVAVAAVAAAAELATGTTTATATAAEGTAAAALKPTTTTTTAAASPVAALSATLLSEAAASASVETMELTQQQAHVRSRSPQAAATAMEETTTPALAAGAQTLSPLEQMECNNVRATVASLSPLQAQQQHVATVAEPPNSANNTNMQATAAAAATAAAAVGSSSAADLVLGAATSASTSAATLAVASTLADRRALASRDLRLDLDSTCYGVGGTGLSFAASSAASTSSGGSRKRKTSESNNSQKSKKFHRHDAMDKIVSPVVPQPGAWKRPPRILQPMGARKPNTRRSTSFSETELLSPVEELPPKPLPVIEVVEIPRDDTPDLSEHGLGSPLSAISAATSHTAGEPEVLTADEATTAVAVATTTTTAAVEQPVVGLMLEPALIPPLGQKLPKFRADGLKYRYGNFDRYVDFRQLNEFRDVRLQVFERHSELFENKDILDIGCNVGHMTITVARHLAPKSILGIDIDRELVARARRNLSIFVRIPKEEPKLEPKLELGLPPLLQSTPDKMEQSDSNAHKKTRRGKKRRKAQLQQQQQQQQQQLALHTHLHHSHLHPHPHHHHHHHNHHHHHHHHHHSHQHHLDMQQQQKLDALLVKPHEFFPISFPLTYGGIPHLQPPTSAKSPANPLTKNQFPQNVFFRQTNYVLKDESLMSNDTQQYDLILCLSVTKWMHLNFGDAGLKLAFKRIFNQLRPGGKLILEAQNWASYKKKKNLTPEIYNNYKQIEFFPHKFHEYLLSSEVGFSHSYTLGVPRHMSKGFCRPIQLYAKGDYTPNHVRWSDAYYPQTPYEAYRGIYATLPAHRTGGGSSSAGGSHGGHAQHLHLLSSSTRSQNYDTPHYAGSASGSASCRQTPMYQHTYNPLETDSYQPSYDMEYLNHMYVFASPLYQTVWSPPASLRKSSSHTPVFGSVREAELDGDGSIGGGGSGGGSYHRHVYPPNDDTCSPNANACNAFNSIRDADTDDSNQLPGGSRRHVYATNCGESSSSPQVNHHEAAAEFVDALMDDEQKTLAAGSGAAYCDLSDA, encoded by the exons ATGGATAAATCGAGCAACGTCAGTCCAAGTGAATACCGTGTTACCCGATCCAGCATGACGCCCACGCTGCGACTGCAGCAGAGTCCCAggcgtcaacaacaacaacaacaagccgAACAACAACCAATcagagagcaacaacaacaaaaacaacgtaGCAAATCGAAATCACCAACTTCACCGCCAGGTGGCGGCAAAGTAAAGTCAACCGctttacagcaacaacaggcgGCAGTGACGTCGACGCCGACGGCAACGTCAACAGCGACGCATCATCAATTTCGTGCGcctgcacagcaacaacaggcagCGAAgcacaagagcaacagcaacaacaacaacaaagcttgGAGCAAACGTCAGCATAAAACAAGCGGCAAATACAACGCCAGCGCCTGCGTCGGCGCCAgcgcacagcagcaacatcatcatcataatcataatcatcatcagcatcaacatcatcagcagcagcagcaacaacatcaacagcagcagcagcattcaCATCATGCCAATGGCAGCGCCGTTGGCGTCGCTGCACAAGCCGCTGCCGGCGCCGGCGTCGGTTCGCTGCCACCAACCGCAGCATCAGCGTCAGCGGCGGACAAAGCTGATCTTGAGAATATCCAAAATATAAAGAATCAAATATCTGGACACGCCCATAGCGGTACACATCATGGGGGCGTTACACATCATAATAAAAGTGGCGGTGCTGCTGGCGTCGGCGCTGCCGCCGGCAGCGGTAATCAACATCATCACAATACGCGCTTGGCGCAGATTGCAGCGTCCACAGTTGGCAACAGTCTGACCATGGCCACAATGGACGCCAAGTTGGGGCATGGACACGGCCTGAAGGGGCAGCAACAGCTCTACAAGAAGATGTTGACGCACAG GGGTCACCATCATCACGTGTTGTGCGCCGGCAACAACGCGAATCACACTTGCTGCCTCGTCACTGGCTGCAACGGCAGCGTCGGCAGCGGCGCCGGCAAAGATACGCAAAGCAACAAGGACACAAGTTCGCTgagtggcaacagcagcatcattTCGGGCAGCGCTGCAGCAGCGGCTGCGGCCAATGCAGTGCATTATTGTTGCGGACGCTCCAAGTTCTTTTTGCCAGAGAAGCGATTGCGCAAAGAGGTGATTGTGCCACCCACCAAGTTTCTACTGGGCGGAAACATTTCGGATCCGCTCAATCTGAATTCGCTGCAACATGAGAACACGTCGAATGCATCGTCGAGCAACAATACGCCGGCGACGACGCCGCGTCAGTCGCCGATAACGACGCCGCCGAAAGTGGAGGTGATAATACCGCCGAATATTCATGATCCGTTGCATTTGCTGGATCCGGTGGATTCCATGGAGTATGAGAAGCAGCTGACGTCACCGATGAAGCGGGGTGGCATGTTGACACGCGGCAGCCActtgaagcagcagcagcagcaacaacagccgcaTCATCGTCAGCATCGAACGCGCAAGAATCGCAAGCGTCGACGTTTCGATTCCAATAATACATCGTATGGCGGCGACGATGTCGCTGCTGGCGTTGACGGCATCGCTGAGACGTCAACGCTTTCGATTTCACTGGACGAtgtgccaacagcagcagcaactgttgcagtAGCAGcggtagcagcagcagcagagctggcaactggcacaacaacagcaacagccacagcagccgaaggaacagcagcagcagcactaaaaccaacaacaacaacaactacagcagcagcatcgccAGTGGCTGCATTGAGCGCAACTCTGCTGAGCGAGGCAGCAGCGTCGGCTTCAGTTGAAACAATGGAATTGACACAACAGCAGGCGCATGTGCGCTCTCGCTCTCCGCAAGCAGCGGCTACTGCAATGGAGGAGACAACAACGCCAGCGCTCGCAGCCGGCGCTCAAACGCTCTCACCACTGGAACAAATGGAATGCAACAATGTGAGGGCGACAGTGGCGTCGCTGTCACCACTAcaagcacagcagcaacatgtggCCACAGTTGCCGAGCCACCAAACAGCGCCAACAACACCAATATgcaggcaacagcagcagctgctgctactgctgctgcagcagttgGCAGTAGCAGCGCTGCCGATTTGGTGCTCGGCGCAGCGACATCCGCATCGACGTCGGCAGCAACGCTGGCCGTGGCGTCGACGCTGGCTGATCGGCGTGCGCTGGCTAGCCGCGATTTACGCTTAGATTTGGACAGCACGTGCTACGGTGTTGGTGGAACGGGTCTGAGCTTTGCTGCTAGCAGCGCAGCCAGCACTAGCAGCGGTGGCAGCAGAAAACGTAAAACAAGTGAGAGCAATAACTCGCAAAAGAGTAAG aaattcCATCGACACGATGCCATGGATAAAATTGTGAGTCCGGTGGTGCCACAGCCGGGGGCATGGAAGCGTCCGCCTCGCATATTGCAACCGATGGGTGCACGCAAACCGAACACGCGACGCTCGACTTCGTTCAGTGAAACGGAACTGTTGAGTCCTGTCGAGGAGTTGCCACCTAAACCGTTGCCAGTAATTGAAG TTGTGGAGATACCTCGTGATGATACGCCGGATCTGTCGGAGCATGGCCTTGGCAGTCCATTGAGCGCCATTTCCGCAGCCACTTCCCACACAGCCGGAGAACCGGAAGTGCTCACAGCGGAtgaggcaacaacagcagtagcagtagcaacaacaacaacaacagcagctgtagAACAACCTGTGGTTGGACTAATGCTGGAACCAGCATTAATTCCACCACTTGGCCAAAAGTTGCCCAAATTTCGTGCAGATGGATTGAAGTATCGATATGGCAACTTTGATCGCTATGTGGATTTTCGTCAATTGAACGAATTTCGTGATGTGCGATTGCAAGTCTTCGAGCGACACTCGGAGCTGTTTGAGAACAAGGATATACTCGATATTGGCTGCAATGTGGGTCACATGACCATCACAGTGGCGCGACATTTGGCGCCCAAAAGCATTTTGGGCATCGATATCGATCGGGAGCTTGTGGCACGTGCCCGTCGCAATCTGTCCATCTTTGTGCGCATACCGAAAGAGGAGCCGAAGCTGGAGCCAAAGTTGGAGCTGGGCTTGCCACCGTTGCTACAGTCTACACCCGATAAAATGGAGCAAAGCGATAGTAATGCCCATAAGAAGACGCGACGTGGCAAAAAGCGACGCAAGgcacaactgcaacaacaacagcaacaacaacagcagcagctggcacTGCATACGCATCTCCATCATTCTCATCTTCATCCTCAtccccatcatcatcatcatcatcataatcaccatcatcatcatcaccatcatcatcatagcCATCAGCATCATTTGGAtatgcagcaacagcagaaactTGATGCACTTTTGGTTAAACCACACGAATTCTTTCCCATCTCGTTTCCGCTCACATATGGCGGTATACCCCACCTACAGCCACCCACCTCGGCCAAATCGCCAGCGAATCCATTGACCAAAAATCAATTCCCGCAAAATGTATTCTTTCGTCAAACGAACTATGTACTCAAGGATGAGTCTCTCATGTCAAATGATACACAACAGTACGATCTCATATTGTGTCTATCTGTCACCAAATGGATGCATCTCAATTTCGGTGATGCTGGCCTCAAATTGGCCTTTAAACGCATCTTTAATCAGTTGCGACCCGGTGGCAAGCTCATACTCGAGGCACAGAATTGGGCTagctataaaaagaaaaagaatctAACG CCGGAAATCTACAACAATTACAAGCAAATCGAATTCTTTCCTCATAAATTTCACGAGTATTTGCTCAGCTCGGAGGTGGGATTCAGTCATAGTTATACTCTGGGCGTGCCAAGGCATATGAGCAAGGGTTTCTGTCGACCCATACAG CTGTACGCCAAAGGCGACTACACACCGAATCATGTACGCTGGAGCGATGCATATTATCCGCAGACGCCGTATGAGGCATATCGTGGTATCTATGCCACATTGCCGGCTCATCGCACGGGCGGTGGGAGTAGCAGTGCGGGGGGGAGTCACGGTGGCCATGCCCAGCATTTGCATCTATTGAGCAGCTCGACACGTTCACAGAACTATGATACGCCCCACTATGCGGGCAGTGCCTCGGGCTCGGCAAGCTGCAGGCAGACACCGATGTATCAGCATACATATAATCCCCTGGAGACGGACTCGTATCAGCCCAGCTATGACATGGAGTATCTGAATCATATGTATGTCTTTGCATCGCCATTATATCAGACGGTGTGGTCACCGCCGGCTTCGTTGAGGAAGAGTTCATCGCATACGCCAGTGTTTGGCAGTGTGAGGGAAGCGGAACTGGATGGAGATGGGAGTATTGGTGGTGGGGGCAGCGGAGGTGGCAGCTATCATCGTCATGTCTATCCGCCGAATGATGACACCTGTTCACCAAATGCGAATGCTTGCAATGCTTTTAATTCCATACGCGATGCAGATACGGATGATTCAAATCAATTGCCAGGCGGCAGCAGGCGACATGTTTATGCCACCAACTGTGGCGAGAGCTCATCATCGCCGCAGGTGAATCATCACGAGGCGGCAGCTGAATTTGTCGATGCACTCATGGATGATGAACAGAAGACGTTGGCTGCGGGCAGCGGCGCCGCATACTGTGATCTCTCGGATGCATAG